Proteins co-encoded in one Nematostella vectensis chromosome 15, jaNemVect1.1, whole genome shotgun sequence genomic window:
- the LOC116618327 gene encoding tigger transposable element-derived protein 6 produces MRCSGGKKSKQRNTWAQRVNAAGEKELPIVIGRSENPRCFKNLPNKQYPYTCRYFANDKAWIRTEIMQEVLAKLNRRLKRENRNIMLFMDNAPCHPPSLKNTYSNIKIIFFPKNTTSKTQPLDSGIIANWKIHYKKRMLRFICSKVSATITATDIVKSIDVLMSIEWGKQAWVEVQESYIIKCFKSTGLYPDTEPVDDDPFEGENLVQHEQIDTMLATLSAPCTAQEFLDIDANEPTCQLALDPTRADWRDQAREIYLIRTI; encoded by the coding sequence ATGCGTTGTAGTGGCGGGAAAAAGTCAAAACAAAGGAACACTTGGGCACAAAGAGTTAATGCAGCGGGAGAGAAGGAACTTCCAATAGTTATAGGTCGGTCTGAGAACCCGCGCTGTTTTAAGAATCTACCGAACAAGCAGTATCCCTATACATGCAGGTATTTTGCAAACGACAAAGCATGGATAAGAACTGAAATTATGCAGGAAGTTCTGGCCAAGTTGAATCGGCGACTGAAGAGGGAAAATCGAAATATCATGCTGTTTATGGACAATGCCCCATGTCACCCGCCCTCATTGAAAAATACCTATTCCAATATCAAGATAATCTTTTTTCCGAAGAATACGACCTCGAAGACCCAGCCTTTAGATTCCGGCATTATTGCAAATTGGAAGATCCATTACAAAAAGCGAATGCTTCGATTTATCTGTAGCAAAGTTTCAGCTACAATAACTGCGACGGACATTGTGAAGTCAATCGACGTGCTCATGTCAATAGAGTGGGGTAAGCAGGCGTGGGTTGAAGTACAGGAAAGCTATATCATTAAGTGCTTTAAGAGCACTGGTCTTTACCCTGATACTGAACCTGTAGACGACGACCCGTTTGAGGGAGAAAACCTTGTACAGCATGAACAAATCGACACCATGTTAGCAACGCTAAGTGCTCCCTGCACCGCACAGGAATTTTTAGATATTGATGCTAACGAGCCAACTTGTCAGCTAGCTTTAGATCCAACCCGTGCAGACTGGAGAGACCAGGCCAGGGAGATCTATTTGATCAGGACGATATGA
- the LOC125560684 gene encoding protein crumbs homolog 1-like, whose translation MNGLAWISFVLSMTTLICQLFIGKMSQGSPSVRSFQREPESYLNSTNKTAFLVDKLSQCLLKSLKTKPARSFNLAIERNADGKYLCEVLFSDRFLEREKYVPSKTFDHYETPSECFKKPCQHGGICKALFEKNDYECICLQGHTGKRCEKEINKCESSPCKNGGNCTDQVNNYICTCQPGYTGRNCEKDIPEMLKQGELNVCDRRDRLVSEADQRVGRAGFAPPLILIYIG comes from the exons ATGAACGGACTTGCATGGATTTCCTTCGTTCTTTCAATGACCACCCTCATTTGTCAACTATTCATTGGAAAAATGTCGCAAGGCTCCCCTTCAGTTCGTTCATTTCAGCGTGAACCAGAAAGTTATTTAAACTCAACAAACAAAACGGCTTTTTTAGTTGATAAATTAAGCCAATGTTTgttaaaatctttaaaaacaaaaccagCAAGATCGTTTAACTTGGCAATTGAACGTAACGCAGATGGAAAGTATCTCTGTGAGGTTTTATTCTCGGACAGGTTCCTTGAAAGGGAGAAGTATGTACCAAGCAAGACGTTCGACCACTACGAAACCCCG AGCGAATGCTTTAAAAAACCATGTCAACATGGAGGGATATGCAAGGCTCTTTTTGAAAAGAACGACTACGAGTGCATTTGTCTGCAGGGACATACCGGCAAGCGCTGCGAGAAAG AAATCAATAAGTGTGAGAGTAGTCCGTGTAAAAATGGAGGAAACTGCACTGATCAAGTCAACAATTATATATGCACCTGTCAGCCAGGATATACAGGGAGAAACTGCGAAAAAG ACATTCCTGAGATGTTGAAGCAAGGGGAATTAAATGTATGCGATCGTAGGGACAGGTTAGTGTCAGAGGCGGATCAAAGGGTTGGCCGAGCTGGCTTCGCTCCCCCCcttattttaatatatattgGTTGA
- the LOC125560611 gene encoding neurogenic locus notch homolog protein 1-like — protein sequence MCFYYTVQNIQSYRTSRVTYYYYQCGILGLGRCQGSTTVYGTAYRTVYQLKYETKIFCCPGWKQFNISCPIEHNDCESCPCKNGGSCTDRFNDYTCKCQPGYTGKNCEIDIDECAGNPCKNKGKCIDHVNNYTCRCQAGVSGRNCEKVPTSCASIRALGFTISGVYRILASSGSSVSTYVYCDMITADGGWTMVFKVVSGQSPLTTVLWASNLTRDADSNALSVTKTNTSHYKSMIVEDWDAFGPNEVLVGAYVEGFSVFHMIFNAKKSDKMSWMQKSRVLSSPWTDPALSVAILEFTLKGICPDYPGVCQQFDVLQSGRKDCSFIANHKGIDVMAVYLR from the exons ATGTGTTTCTA CTATACTGTTCAGAATATTCAGTCATACCGAACTTCGCGCGTCACCTATTACTATTATCAGTGTGGCATTTTGGGATTAGGCCGTTGTCAAGGCAGCAC TACGGTTTATGGAACCGCATACCGGACAGTCTACCAACTTAAATAcgaaaccaaaatattttgCTGTCCCGGATGGAAACAGTTTAACATCTCATGCCCAATTG AACACAATGATTGCGAAAGTTGTCCGTGTAAAAATGGAGGAAGCTGCACTGATAGGTTCAACGACTACACATGCAAGTGTCAGCCTGGATATACGGGAAAGAACTGCGAGATAG ACATTGATGAATGTGCCGGAAATCCGTGTAAGAACAAAGGAAAATGCATTGATCACGTGAACAACTACACGTGCAGGTGCCAAGCAGGTGTCTCAGGGAGGAACTGTGAAAAAG TGCCAACAAGTTGTGCGTCCATCCGAGCCCTCGGTTTCACAATCAGCGGTGTCTATCGTATTTTGGCCTCAAGTGGATCGAGTGTTTCGACTTATGTTTACTGTGATATGATAACAGCGGATGGTG GATGGACAATGGTTTTCAAGGTCGTGTCAGGGCAGTCTCCGCTGACCACTGTTTTGTGGGCCTCCAATCTAACACGTGACGCAGACAGTAACGCACTCTCcgtcacaaagacaaacacaaGCCATTACAAGAGTATGATCGTCGAGGATTGGGATGCCTTTGGACCGAATGAG GTGCTTGTAGGTGCGTATGTTGAGGGGTTCTCGGTGTTTCACATGATTTTCAACGCAAAGAAATCCGACAAGATGAGCTGGATGCAAAAAAGTCGAGTTCTTAGTTCGCCGTGGACCGACCCAGCTCTGAGTGTCGCGATTCTTGAGTTTACTCTGAAAGGGATCTGCCCTGACTACCCTGGAGTCTGTCAACAGTTTGATGTTCTTCAAAGCGGACGCAAAGATTGCAGCTTTATTG CTAATCACAAGGGTATCGACGTGATGGCTGTTTATCTTCGTTGA